The Anoxybacillus amylolyticus DNA segment CGCTGTTACATGTTTGGCGCCGTATAAACACGCGTTTAACATGAATGACCCTGTATGAGTAAAGCAGTCTAATACAGTCGTGTGACGGTCGATAAGCGGTTGAATGGCGGCACGGTTTTGCCGTTGATCAAAGAAAAATCCTGTTTTTTGCCCGTTTTCGATATCGACAATGTATTTGACTCCATTTTCTTCGATGATCACTTCTGTTTCGCACTCGCCGTACCAAAATCCTTTTTCTTGCGGCAGTCCTTCCAATTCGCGGACATATACGTCATTGCGCAAATAGATCGCCTTCGGCTTAAATACTTCGAGCAGCCCTTTTAAAATCCAGTCTTTCCGTTTTTCCATCCCGAGCGAAAGAATTTGTACAACGAGCACATCTTCATATTTATCGACAATTAATCCTGGCAAAAAGTCGGCTTCGCCGTAAATCGCACGGCAAGAACGGACGCCTGGAATCATGCGCTCGCGGTACGCCCACGATTTTCGAATGCGCTCGATGAAAAACGTTTCATTTAACTCATCTTCTTCATGATGTGTCAAGACGCGCACGATCATTTGCGATTTTGGATTAATGTAGCCTTTGGCAAGGAAATGGCGTTGATGGTTATACACATCGACAAAATCACCTGGTTCAAATTCTCCTTCAATATAATCGACTTCGCTTTGAAAAATCCAAGGATGACCTTGTTCCAGCCGTTTTTTTCGCTTTCGTTTCAAAAATACGTTTGCCACGTTCTCCACTCCATTACCTAGTTATTTGCCTTTTTATCATACAGAATTGGCCGACAAGACGCAACGTGAAGAGAAACTGGAATAATCATAGCGGGAAACGAATATGATGAAGAAGTAAATACCTTGACAATGAGAAGTGGCGTGATATGATAAATGTAAACAACTGAATATTTTTTTTGTTTTGCATCCACTAGGGGGGCCTTTAGATAGGCTGAGATCAAAGTGTGCCTTTGAGACCCTTAGAACCTGATCTGGGTGATACCAGCGTAGGGAAGTGGAAAAATACATTCGCTCACTCACGTTTGTAACCACTTTCTTTACGCTTGTAAAGAAGGTGGTTTTTATTTTAGAGGGGGTATTTTATGTAGATACTTACGCTTACGGAAGTCAAATATAACAAAAAGGAAGGGAGAAAGAACGATGCAAAAAGGATTAAAGTTAGCCGATATTTTAACAACTGTTGTTATTTCGATTGTATTTGGCATTGTGTATAAGCTTTGGGGACCGTTTTATTATTTCGTGAAACCGTTTGGACTTCATATTGATCAATTCATCTACGGGATGTGGTTTATCGCCGCGACAGTGGCATTTCTTGTCATTCGCAAGCCAGGGGTAGCCCTTCTAGCGGAAATTGCTGCTTCTTCCGGCGAGTTTATTATGGGCTCGGAGTGGGGATTAGAAGTATTGCTTTACGGTGTTGTTCAAGGATTATTTGCAGAAGTGGCGTTTGCAGCATTCCGCTATAAGCGATTCGATTTGTTTGTCGTTTCATTAGCGGCTATCGGTTCCACGATCGGATCGTTAATCATGGACTTTTACAAAGGATATATTGAGGCGTTAGCTCCTTGGAACTTAGCGCTATTCCTCATTGCGCGATTTGTCGGTGCGATTCTCATTTCCGGCGTATTTGCTTCTTCATTAGTCAAAGCGCTCGAAGCGACCGGGGTAACGCAGCTCGTTCGGTCGGCGACGAAAGAAGATTTTGATCAGTTGAACCGTTAAAAGGTGGCTTTTTCGTATGTATGTAGCATCAGTTGACGAGTTGCGTCTGAAATTTCCTGGAACGGATACGTTGTTATTTGAAGATGTATCTGTTTCTTTTACGAAGGGCGAAAAAGTGTTGTTGCTCGGTCCATCTGGATGCGGAAAATCGACGTTATTGCAAGTACTATCTGGAATCATTCCGCATTCGTTAGACGTTCCGATGAAGGTAAAACATATACGTATCCCTGACAATTGGGGATACGTCTTTCAAGATCCCGATTCGCAATTTTGCATGCCGTTCGTCGATGAAGAGATTGCGTTTGCGCTAGAAAATATCGGTGTTCCGCGCGAACAAATGAACGAACGAATCGAGCAGTTATTGCAAGCGGTTGAGTTGCCTGTACTGCCGCATACGAATATTCATACGCTATCAGGCGGGATGAAGCAGCGGCTTGCGCTTGCTTCCGTATTGGCGCTTGATCCGGATGTCTTATTTCTCGATGAGCCGACAGCGATGCTCGATGAGGAAGGGACAAAATTGATTTGGCAGACTGTGAAGCGAATTGCGCATGATAAGACGGTCATTATCGTCGAACATAAAATTGAGCACGTCTTAGATTTCGTTGACCGCATCATTTTGTTTAACGATGGGGGAGAAATTGTGGCGGACGGCGAAGCGTCTATTATTTTTCGCACTCATAAGGAGCTCATTGCCTCACAAGGCATTTGGTATCCTGGGGTATGGGACGATTACTTAAAACAGAAAAAGGAACGAGTAGATAGCGGTGAACGACAAGAAATCATTCGCTTGCATGAATTTCGTGGCTACCGCAAGAAAGAAGTGAAAATTCATGTTCAAAAGGCGCGAGTGCAAAAAGGAGAATGGATTGCAGTTACCGGCAAAAACGGCGCGGGGAAAAGTACGTTTTTGCACGCGCTCATGAAGCTCATTTCAACGGATGGAAAGTATGAGGTGGATGGAGAACGGCTAGAACAGACGAAACAGCTTGCTCAAAAAATGGCGTTCGTTTTTCAAAATCCAGAGTTTCAGTTTGTGACTAATTCGGTATGGGAAGAGTTGGCGTATTCCCTTCGACTCGCAAAAAAAGACGAACGAGAAATAACCGAAAAAGTAGAAGAGCTGTTAAGCCGGTTTCATTTAGAAGGACAACGCGCGCAACATCCGTATCAATTATCAATGGGGCAAAAGCGTCGATTAAGCGTAGCTGCAGCGATCATTGGCGGACAAAAGTTATTGTTGCTAGACGAGCCAACGTTTGGGCAAGATGCCAAAAATACATTTGCTTTGCTAGAATTGCTCGAATCGTACCGAGAGCAAGGAACAACGATTATTATGGTTACGCATGATGAACATATTGTTAAACATTTTGCGACGCGCAGATGGGTCATTGAAAATGGAAGGCTTGTCCGTGATGAGCCAGTCATAGAGGAGGAAAGGGGGATGCGCTGTGAGATTGGATATTCGTTATCGTGAAACATGGTTGCATCGAACGAATCCGAGTTTCAAACTGCTCGTAATGCTCAGCGTTTTTCTCCTTATACTGTTTTTGCATAATCCGAACGTTCTCATTAATTTATCGCTTGGGTTATTGTTGTTGTTTTTCTTTTATACTGGTTACCCAATAAAATATTTAGTGCTTTTTTTCTTGCCGTTTTTTATTATTTTCGTTTCGACTGCCTCGTCGATGACGTTGTTTGGACAAGGAACGACGACATGGGTGCGATGGGGGCTTGTGCATATTACAAAAGAGAGCTTTTTCCGCGGCATGCATCTTGGGTTTCGGGCGTTATCGTTTGCGTTGCTCGGCTTAATTTTTTCGTTAACGACAAGACCAGTATACTTATTTTATTCCCTAATGCAGCAGTTAAAGTTAAAGCCGAAATACGCCTATAGCTTTTTAGCAGGCGTTCGGTTAATTCCAGTGATGCTTGAAGAATTTCAAACGGTACAAAATGCGCTTAAAGTGCGGGGGGCAGACGATGGGGGAATAGTAAAAAAAATGAAGCGGTATGCGGTGCCGCTTTTATCCCAAAGCATTCGTCGGGCACAGCGCATTGCCATAGCAATGGAAGCAAAACGGTTTTCGGATGCTAAAAACCGGACGTTTTACTATCATATCCCGGTTAGCCGCTATGACGCTATTTTTTTCGTGTCGATGATTGGACTTATTGGGCTGTCGTATTATATGGCAGCGGTTTTTCCGTATTTTCCGGTGACCGATGTTCGCTAGCGAGGGAGACAAAGTCAACTACCCCCACTTAGCTAACGCTTGAAGCGGGGGTTTGCAACTCCCCAGAAGTGCGAACGGACTTCGTCCTCCTTCCTTAACTTGGGGTTGCATCAGGGGCAGGTTGACGACTACCCAACGACATAGGTCATGCCTATATCGCTACCGAGTGGCTCGGCATGTCTGTAGGCAGTACTTGACTTCCACGCGCAACAGACGGATGTACGCTCGATGTTTTACGGTTGCAACGTTTCCTGCAACCAACTCCCTACATCGAGTAACGGGGATTGGAGTACCTTGATTCAACGGTTTTCTCCACATTCTCATTCTATCATATACAAAAGAAAGGAGGAAGGACGATTCCGCCCCGACTTTCGCTCTCGCTTAGAAGTCGGGGTCTCCTTGCCAAAGATGATGAAAAAACAGTTTCACGTTATTTCGACAGGAAGGCAGTCAACGGAGCAAGTGGTGGCGATTGCTTCAGAGATTCATCTATATGTGGATGCCATTCATCTTCGCGAGAAAACGAAAACGGCAAAAGAGCTTGGAGAAATGATTGAATCACTTCTTTTGCATGGTGTTCCAAAAGAAAAAATTGTCGTAAACGATCGCGTCGATGTCGCTGCTGTCTATGGGGTGAAAGTACAGCTTGCATTTCATAGTTTGTCTGTTCGGCAAGTAAAGGAGTGCTTTTCGTCGCTTTCTGTTGGCTGTTCGGTTCATTCGTTGGACGAGGCAAAAGAAGCAGAACATAGCGGTGCCGACTTTTGTATATATGGGCATGTGTTTCCGACAGCATCGAAACGAGGAGTGCCGCCAAGAGGGATAGAAGCATTGGCGCAAATAGTAAATGCAGTACATATTCCTGTTATTGCTATTGGCGGTATACAACCGCATCACGTGCCGAGCGTATGGGAGGCAGGTGCCGCTGGAATTGCTGTCATGTCAGGGGTATTTTTCGCAGAAGATCCGCTTCGAGAAGTGAAACGCTACGCACAAATGATTTTTTAGAAAGGGAGAGGGGAAATGAGTGGCAAATATGATGTCGCCATTGTTGGCGGTGGAGTTATTGGGGGATCCATCGCTTTTCAATTGGCGAAGCGAAACGCGCGAGTTATTGTATTAGAAAAAGAGCGAATCGCAAATGAAGCGTCGAGTGCAGCGGCGGGCATGTTAGGTGCACAGTCGGAATTTTCAAACGATTATCCACTTCTTTCGAACGAAGCGTATCCGTGCCAAAAATGTTCTTCAACTCCTTGCTTTCTTCCGCTTGCGCTAAAAAGCCGTGAGATGATTGTTTCGCTCGCAGAAGAATTGAAAGAATTGACCGGCATTGATATCGGTCTTGTGCAAAAAGGCATTTTGAAAATCGCGTTGACAGAAGAAGAACGCGAAGCACTGCAACGAAATAATGAATTTTGGCAGCGAATTGGGCAACCAGCGCAATGGCTATCGAGCGAGGAAGTAGCGGATTTTGAGCCGAATGTCACAAAAAACTTGCGCGGCGCACTATATTTGCCAAACGACGGGCAAGTAAGCGCACCAGATTTATCACACGCGTTTGCGAACGCATCGCTCGTGTATGGAGCAGAATGGCGCGAATTCACAGAAGTATTCGATATCACGAAAGAAGGAACAAGCTATCGTTTGCATACAAATAACGGAGTCGTTCATGCAGGGGCAGTTGTTGTCGCTGCAGGTACATGGTCAGCACGCCTGTTAGAAAAAACCGGAATCTCGCTATCGATGTATCCAGTAAAAGGGGAATGTGTGCTCGTCAAGGTCGAAAAACCGCTCATTCAAGCAACGATTTTTGCGAAAAATGGCTGCTATATCGTCCCAAAACGAGGGAATCGTTTATTAATTGGAGCGACATCTACACCGCATACGTTTGACAAAAAAGTAACGGTCGAAGGAATGATGAGCTTATTAGAGCGGGCGCAACAACTGCTTCCAGATATTCGCGCGGCAGAGTGGGAGCGGGCGTGGGCTGGCATTCGCCCACAAACAGGGGACGGAGTACCGTATATTGGCGAACATCCACACTATCCGAACATATGGATTGCAACCGGCCATTACCGCAACGGTATTTTGCTAAGCCCGATTACTGGAATAATTGTCGCTGATTTAGTAGGAGGAAAGGGAAGTAATGAATTTGATCTCGCCCCGTTTTCGCTGACGCGGCATCAGGCGACCTATAAGTTGTAAGGGGGGAATGGAATGGAATTAATCATTAACGGAGAGACGGTTCGTGTACAAGAGCGCATTCAAACCGTTAGCGATTTACTTGAGCATTTTCGACTGAATGAAAAAATTGTCATCGTGGAAGTGAATGCGTGTATTCTGCAAAAAGAGCAATATGCCACAGCAACATTAAATAGCGGCGATCGCGTTGAAATCGTTCATTTTGTAGGAGGCGGATGATGATGTTAAAAATTGGACCTTACGAATTTCACTCTCGACTATTATTAGGAACAGGAAAATATCCGAATTTTGCGATTCAAAAAGAAGCGGTCGAAGTATCAGGAGCGGAAATTTTAACGTTTGCGGTGCGACGAATGAATATTTTTGCTCCCGATCAACCGAACTTTTTAGAACAGCTTGATTTAAGAAAATATAAACTTCTTCCGAATACAGCAGGGGCGAAAACAGCGGAAGAGGCGGTGCGCATCGCACGGCTCGCCAAAGCATCGGGGTTATGTGATATGATTAAAGTAGAAGTGATCGGTTGCGATAAAACGTTGCTTCCAGACCCAGTGGAAACGCTGAAAGCAGCGGAAATGTTGCTGGAGGAAGGATTTATCGTCCTGCCATATACGTCTGATGACGTGGTGCTTGCCAAACGGTTACAAGACTTAGGATGCCATGCGATTATGCCGGGAGCTTCGCCAATTGGTTCGGGGCAGGGAATTATTAACCCGTTACACTTAAGTTTTATTATCGAGCAAGCGACAGTACCGGTCATTGTCGATGCCGGAATCGGCAGCCCGGCCGATGCAGCGTTGGCGATGGAATTAGGAGCAGACGGCGTGTTATTAAATACAGCAGTTGCCAGCGCTTCTGATCCGGTGAAAATGGCAAAAGCGATGAAGTTAGCTATTGAAGCTGGGCGTCTCGGATATGAGGCAGGAAGAATCCCTAAAAAACGATACGCAACTGCAAGCAGCCCAATGGAAGGAATGAGTACTGTTTGAACGAACGTTATTCACGGCAAGAACTGTTTCGGCCGATTGGTAAAGAAGGACAAGCAAGTATTTCCGCAAAACATG contains these protein-coding regions:
- a CDS encoding class I SAM-dependent rRNA methyltransferase translates to MANVFLKRKRKKRLEQGHPWIFQSEVDYIEGEFEPGDFVDVYNHQRHFLAKGYINPKSQMIVRVLTHHEEDELNETFFIERIRKSWAYRERMIPGVRSCRAIYGEADFLPGLIVDKYEDVLVVQILSLGMEKRKDWILKGLLEVFKPKAIYLRNDVYVRELEGLPQEKGFWYGECETEVIIEENGVKYIVDIENGQKTGFFFDQRQNRAAIQPLIDRHTTVLDCFTHTGSFMLNACLYGAKHVTAVDISEHAIETAKRNAALNGFTNVEFVVANAFDYLREAVHAEKKWDVVIIDPPAFAKSAHAVPKALGGYKDINLNGLKLVKDGGFFVTASCSYHVHADLFRAMIEEAAFDAKKILRLVHWSGAGYDHPKLLAADEGDYLKFAIFEVHSRK
- a CDS encoding ECF transporter S component, producing the protein MQKGLKLADILTTVVISIVFGIVYKLWGPFYYFVKPFGLHIDQFIYGMWFIAATVAFLVIRKPGVALLAEIAASSGEFIMGSEWGLEVLLYGVVQGLFAEVAFAAFRYKRFDLFVVSLAAIGSTIGSLIMDFYKGYIEALAPWNLALFLIARFVGAILISGVFASSLVKALEATGVTQLVRSATKEDFDQLNR
- a CDS encoding ABC transporter ATP-binding protein, producing MYVASVDELRLKFPGTDTLLFEDVSVSFTKGEKVLLLGPSGCGKSTLLQVLSGIIPHSLDVPMKVKHIRIPDNWGYVFQDPDSQFCMPFVDEEIAFALENIGVPREQMNERIEQLLQAVELPVLPHTNIHTLSGGMKQRLALASVLALDPDVLFLDEPTAMLDEEGTKLIWQTVKRIAHDKTVIIVEHKIEHVLDFVDRIILFNDGGEIVADGEASIIFRTHKELIASQGIWYPGVWDDYLKQKKERVDSGERQEIIRLHEFRGYRKKEVKIHVQKARVQKGEWIAVTGKNGAGKSTFLHALMKLISTDGKYEVDGERLEQTKQLAQKMAFVFQNPEFQFVTNSVWEELAYSLRLAKKDEREITEKVEELLSRFHLEGQRAQHPYQLSMGQKRRLSVAAAIIGGQKLLLLDEPTFGQDAKNTFALLELLESYREQGTTIIMVTHDEHIVKHFATRRWVIENGRLVRDEPVIEEERGMRCEIGYSLS
- a CDS encoding energy-coupling factor transporter transmembrane component T family protein; this translates as MRLDIRYRETWLHRTNPSFKLLVMLSVFLLILFLHNPNVLINLSLGLLLLFFFYTGYPIKYLVLFFLPFFIIFVSTASSMTLFGQGTTTWVRWGLVHITKESFFRGMHLGFRALSFALLGLIFSLTTRPVYLFYSLMQQLKLKPKYAYSFLAGVRLIPVMLEEFQTVQNALKVRGADDGGIVKKMKRYAVPLLSQSIRRAQRIAIAMEAKRFSDAKNRTFYYHIPVSRYDAIFFVSMIGLIGLSYYMAAVFPYFPVTDVR
- the tenI gene encoding thiazole tautomerase TenI translates to MKKQFHVISTGRQSTEQVVAIASEIHLYVDAIHLREKTKTAKELGEMIESLLLHGVPKEKIVVNDRVDVAAVYGVKVQLAFHSLSVRQVKECFSSLSVGCSVHSLDEAKEAEHSGADFCIYGHVFPTASKRGVPPRGIEALAQIVNAVHIPVIAIGGIQPHHVPSVWEAGAAGIAVMSGVFFAEDPLREVKRYAQMIF
- the thiO gene encoding glycine oxidase ThiO translates to MSGKYDVAIVGGGVIGGSIAFQLAKRNARVIVLEKERIANEASSAAAGMLGAQSEFSNDYPLLSNEAYPCQKCSSTPCFLPLALKSREMIVSLAEELKELTGIDIGLVQKGILKIALTEEEREALQRNNEFWQRIGQPAQWLSSEEVADFEPNVTKNLRGALYLPNDGQVSAPDLSHAFANASLVYGAEWREFTEVFDITKEGTSYRLHTNNGVVHAGAVVVAAGTWSARLLEKTGISLSMYPVKGECVLVKVEKPLIQATIFAKNGCYIVPKRGNRLLIGATSTPHTFDKKVTVEGMMSLLERAQQLLPDIRAAEWERAWAGIRPQTGDGVPYIGEHPHYPNIWIATGHYRNGILLSPITGIIVADLVGGKGSNEFDLAPFSLTRHQATYKL
- the thiS gene encoding sulfur carrier protein ThiS — protein: MELIINGETVRVQERIQTVSDLLEHFRLNEKIVIVEVNACILQKEQYATATLNSGDRVEIVHFVGGG
- a CDS encoding thiazole synthase, whose protein sequence is MLKIGPYEFHSRLLLGTGKYPNFAIQKEAVEVSGAEILTFAVRRMNIFAPDQPNFLEQLDLRKYKLLPNTAGAKTAEEAVRIARLAKASGLCDMIKVEVIGCDKTLLPDPVETLKAAEMLLEEGFIVLPYTSDDVVLAKRLQDLGCHAIMPGASPIGSGQGIINPLHLSFIIEQATVPVIVDAGIGSPADAALAMELGADGVLLNTAVASASDPVKMAKAMKLAIEAGRLGYEAGRIPKKRYATASSPMEGMSTV